The Kluyvera intermedia genome includes the window TGATTGATATCACGGTCGGAGGTCGCACGGTTAGCACGTAGACTGGCGGCCAGAACCGGCGTTAATGCCTCACTCAGTACCATTTCACCGGCTGCGGCTTGTTGCAGTGCTTTCAGCAGATCTTCTGGCTCCATATCCTTTAACAGATAGCCGTCAGCCCCGCGCTTAAGCGCCGTGACCACATCTTCTTCATGATTAGAAACGCTAAAGACCACCACGCGCCCGGAGAGGGATTTTTCACGCAGTTTGTCCAGCGTTTCCAGGCCGTTCATACCGGGCATATTGAGGTCAAGCAGGATCAGGTCGGGATCGAGCGATTCTGCTAGCTCAATACCTTGCTCACCGTTGCTGGCTTCGCCCACGACCTGAATATCCGATGCCATGCTAACCAGCTGTTTGACGCCAGTGCGTAGCATAGGATGATCGTCAATTAGCAGGATAGTAGCCCGTTCCTGATTACTCATGGATTTCTCCTTGGGGAGTTGAAAGCGATTTTTCGGGGACAAACGTAACCACGACTTCAGTACCGCCGACTTCACGGCGTCGAACCTGGCAATCGCCACGCAGGCTCTGCGCGCGGTCACGCATAATAATAAGACCATAGTGGTTGCTGCGTTCAGCATGCTGCGGTACGCCACAACCGTTATCCGCCACCACCATTTTTACCTGGCTACCCTGTTGGGTCACGCTCACCTTCACTTCGGTTGCCTGGGAATGTTTTAAGGCATTGCTTAACGCTTCCCGGGCAATTTGCAGGACATGAATCGCCTGATGCGAGGGTACATGGCGTGGCGGCAACTGATAATCCAGTTGAACCGGGAAGCCAAAGTGGCTGCTGTATTCCTGACAGCTTGACTCCAGTGCCGGACGCAGCCCGGATTCGGTCAACCGCAGGCGGAACGTGGTGAGAAGCTCACGCAGTTGCGCCCACGAAGTGTTTAATTCATTACGTACCTGACCCAACAGTTCGCGGCTTTCCGCTGAAGAGTGCTCATTTTGCATCATCTGCAAGCAACTGACCTGCATCTTCATGCATGACAGCGACTGAGCTATGGAGTCGTGTAGCTCGCGGGCAATGGTGGCGCGTTCCTCCATCACGATAAGCTGCTGCTGACGCTCTAGCTGTTTGTCTAGCGCCAGCGTTGAGGTGAGCTGTTCGAGCAGCGTGTCGACCAATTGTTGCTGGTCATGGCTTAACTCCCGACCCAGCGGCAGCGTCGCGAGCAGAATGCCATATTGGTTACGCGGATCGGTCAGGCGCCATTTCAGGGTTACGCCGTCTGGCGCGCTCATATCGATATCGCGCGGGCAAAGATAGCAGCCCTTATCATCGCATTCCCAACCGGAATGGCAGCTAAATTCCTGATGATTATCTTCATCTTCGATGTCGTACACCCGTACTTCAATTTCACGCAGTGGGGTAAGTTCTTGCAGTCCATTTAGTACCGGGGAGATGCGCTCACACAATGGTGCGCTGGAATGCAGGCGACGGTTGGCTTGCCACAAGAAGGAGAGGATGGCATTTTTTTGCTCTAATCCGGCGGTTTTTTCCTGCACCCGACGCTCAAGCGAAGCGTAGCTTTCCGCTAATTCGGCAGACATATTGTTCAGTGCCATACCCAGCGTCGCCATTTCGTTACGGCCGCTGATTTGCGCCCGGTAGGTGAAATCACGATGACTAATGGCTTCCGCCATTCTCAGCAGTTGTCGCCAGGGGTGCAGCAGACGGGTGCGTAGCCAGAATACGGTGAAGATAAACAGCAGTGCCATGAACACGGCCATCAGCCTGTGCATCCACACAACATGAGAGATACGTTCTTCCGTTGTGTGATCGAAAACGGTCACAAGCTGATTAATGCGGCTAACAAAACCGGTAAGATCATTGACGACGGCATTCTGATTCTGCGCGTTGTGAATGTCGGGGGCCAGATGCGTCAGCCAATACTGTTGCAACGAGGCGAGCTGCTTAACCTGTCCGTCGCGTTCAGCAGCAAGTTGCAATTCGGGGCTGAAGACGGTTTCCTGCATTTCATCAAACAACGGTTGGTCGCTTTCTTTCACCGGAATGGCCGCCAGCAAACGGTAGCTTTGCATTCGCAGTGAACCTGCCTGGTTAATGGCGTGCGCGCTCCCCTGGACACCGTTAATCAGGCGTGCAGAAATCATCATACTTGCCACCCCGATGAGGGTAGACAGTAGTACGATCAGCGCCAGTTGATTCACCAGCGTCAGTGGTGTAAAAAAACGTCTAAACATTATTCGATGTGGCTCCTGGCGGAGGACTCTCCGGTGAGTGGCGTTATTTTCGGCTATCGTCTGGAGTATACCCATACCCCTAAAGGGTTGCTCCTTTATTTCCATAATAGTAAAGTGGTAGGGAGTAGAGGGGTAGCATCGTAACAGCCACGTGATAAAACAGGTTTTTTTATAGATAAAAGTCTACCCACAAAGAGTCATGATGTTTTTTTAAACAAGATATAGCCGACTTTTCCTTTGATTTATATCAACTTACTACGCTGTGTAAACCCTACTGTGGCAGGGTTAATATCAATAATCAGAGGTGTCTATGAGTCACTCCACTGCCCCCGAAAGGGCAACCGGCGCTGTCATTACTGACTGGCGTCCGGAAGATCCGGCATTCTGGCAGGAGCGCGGTCATCACGTTGCAAGCCGGAACCTGTGGATTTCAGTACCGTGTTTGCTGCTGGCATTCTGCGTTTGGATGCTGTTCAGCGCCGTAGCGGTCAACTTACCAAAAGTGGGCTTCCAGTTTACTACCGATCAACTCTTTATGCTGACCGCATTGCCGTCGGTATCAGGGGCTCTGTTGCGCGTACCGTATTCCTTTATGGTGCCATTGGTTGGCGGTCGTCGTTGGACGGCGTTCAGCACCGGGATCCTCATCATTCCGTGCGTCTGGTTAGGTTTTGCCGTTCAGGACACCACCACGCCGTTTAGCACCTTCATCATTATTTCACTGCTGTGCGGCTTTGCCGGTGCGAACTTTGCCTCCAGCATGGCGAACATCAGCTTCTTCTTCCCAAAACAGAAGCAGGGCGGTGCACTGGGCTTAAACGGTGGCCTGGGTAACATGGGCGTGAGCGTGATGCAGCTGGTGGCTCCACTGGCTGTGTCGCTGTCTATTTTCGCGGTCTTCGGTAGCCATGGCGTGACTCAGCCAGACGGTACTGAACTGTATCTGGCAAACGCTGCGTGGATTTGGGTGCCGTTCCTGGCTATCTTCACTGTCGCTGCCTGGTTTGGTATGAACGAGCTGGCAACCTCTAAAGCTTCATTAAAAGAGCAGCTGCCGGTCCTTAAACGTGGTCACCTGTGGATCATGAGCCTGCTGTATCTGGCAACGTTCGGTTCGTTTATCGGTTTCTCTGCCGGTTTTGCAATGCTGTCGAAAACCCAGTTCCCGGATATTCAGATCCTGCATTACGCTTTCTTCGGGCCGTTTGTCGGCGCACTGGCGCGTTCTGCGGGCGGTGCGATTTCCGACCGTCTGGGTGGGACCCGCGTCACGCTGGTTAACTTCATTCTGATGGCGCTGTTTAGCGCACTGCTGTTCATGACCCTGCCAACCAATGGCGTAGGCGGCAGCTTTATCGCTTTCTACGTGGTCTTCCTGGCACTGTTCATGACGGCCGGTTTGGGTAGCGGTTCAACCTTCCAGATGATCTCGGTGATTTTCCGTAAATTAACCATGGATCGTGTGAAAGCCGAAGGCGGTACTGAAGAGAAAGCGATGCGTGAAGCGGCAACCGATACGGCAGCGGCGCTGGGCTTTATTTCAGCGATCGGTGCTATTGGCGGCTTCTTCATTCCGAAAGCATTCGGGACATCCCTGGAATTAACCGGTTCTCCGGCTGGGGCAATGAAAGTGTTCCTCGTGTTCTATATTGTCTGCGTGGTAGTGACGTGGGTGGTATACGGACGTAAAGCGAAAAAATAACGCAGGTCGTTATTTCTAAAATAAAGGCGCGAGGGTTTGCGCCTTTATTTTTTCATTCTCTTAGTTACAACATACTTTAGGAGCTGCGACACCCTGCTGGCAGCGAGCACGTAGGGGCTTAGTAGTAGAAGAAAAATCTCTACCCCTTAATACCGTCAGCGGTTTTTTTTACAGTTTGAAATATGAAATTTAATATAAAAACCTTTTATTTACAGTGAGTTAAAAAATAAAAAATACTACCACTAAGTGGGTAGTGTGATTTTTAGAAGTGATTTTTAAGACCGACCATCTTGATCGTTATCAATTCCCCCCATCTTTCAGCGCGTTACCTTCTGTGCAAATTCAGCAATGTCGATTTATCAGAGAGCCGTAAGGCTCCAAACAGGAGAGACCCGATGAGTAAATTCCTGGACCGGTTTCGCTACTTTAAACAAAAGGGTGAAACATTTGCCGATGGGCACGGACAGATTCTAGATACCAACCGGGATTGGGAAGATGGATACCGCCAACGCTGGCAGCACGATAAAGTCGTGCGTTCTACGCACGGCGTTAACTGCACCGGTTCTTGCAGCTGGAAGATTTATGTCAAAAATGGTCTGGTCACCTGGGAAACCCAGCAGACTGACTACCCGCGTACCCGCCCGGATCTACCAAACCACGAACCACGTGGCTGCCCACGCGGCGCAAGCTATTCCTGGTACCTCTATAGCGCCAACCGTCTGAAATATCCGCTGATGCGCAAACGCCTGATGAAAATGTGGCGTGAAGCGAAAAAACTGCACAGCGATCCGGTTGATGCCTGGGCCTCTATTATTGAAGACGCTGACAAAGCCAAGAGCTTCAAACAAGCTCGTGGTCGCGGCGGCTTCGTTCGTTCTTCCTGGCAGGAAGTGAACGAACTGATTGCAGCCTCTAACGTCTATACCGTTAAAACCTACGGCCCTGACCGTGTCGCTGGCTTCTCGCCAATTCCGGCAATGTCGATGGTTTCTTACGCATCCGGCGCACGTTATCTGTCGCTGATTGGCGGCACTTGCCTGAGCTTCTACGATTGGTACTGTGACTTACCTCCTGCGTCTCCGCAGACCTGGGGTGAGCAGACCGACGTTCCAGAATCCGCTGACTGGTACAACTCCAGCTACATCATCGCCTGGGGCTCTAACGTTCCACAGACCCGTACGCCAGATGCGCACTTCTTTACTGAAGTTCGTTATAAAGGCACCAAAACCGTTGCAATCACCCCGGACTACGCCGAAATCGCCAAACTGTGCGATCTGTGGCTGGCACCGAAACAGGGTACCGATGCGGCAATGGCGCTGGCAATGGGTCACGTGATGTTGCGTGAATTCCACCTCGACAAACCAAGCCAGTACTTCACCGACTACGTGCGTCGCTACACCGACTTCCCGATGCTGGTCATGCTCGAAGAGCGCGAAGGTTATTACGCTGCGGGCCGTATGCTGCGTGCTGCTGACTTGGTTGACTCTCTGGGTCAGGAAAATAATCCAGAATGGAAAACCGTCGCGGTCAATACCGATGGCGATATGGTGGCACCGAACGGTTCTATCGGTTTCCGTTGGGGCGAAAAAGGCAAATGGAACCTTGAGCAACGCGACGGCAAATCCGGTGATGAAACCGAACTGCAGCTGAGCCTGCTGGGCAGCCAGGATGAGATTGCTCAGGTTGGTTTCCCGTACTTTGGCGGCGAAGGCACCGAGCACTTCACAAGCGTAGAGCTGGAAAACATCCTGCTGCACAAACTGCCGGTAAAACGCCTGCAATTGGCAGACGGGACGACCGCGCTGGTTACCACCGTTTACGATCTGACCATGGCCAACTACGGCCTGGAACGCGGTCTGAACGATGAAAACTGTGCAACCAGCTACGATGACATGAAGGCGTATACGCCAGCGTGGGCTGAGAAAATTACCGGTGTTCCACGTGCGCAGATGATTCGTACCGCGCGTGAATTTGCCGATAACGCGGATAAAACGCACGGTCGCTCGATGATTATCGTCGGTGCCGGTCTGAACCACTGGTATCACCTCGATATGAACTATCGTGGTCTTATCAATATGCTGGTGTTCTGCGGTTGTATCGGTCAGAGCGGCGGCGGCTGGGCACACTATGTCGGCCAGGAAAAACTGCGTCCACAGACCGGTTGGCAGCCACTGGCGTTCGGCCTTGACTGGCAGCGTCCAGCACGTCACATGAACAGTACGTCCTACTTCTATAACCACTCAAGCCAATGGCGTTATGAGTCGGTTACCGCGCAGGAACTGCTGTCACCGATGGCGGATAAATCCCGCTACACCGGTCACCTGCTGGACTTTAACGTCCGCGCAGAACGTATGGGCTGGCTGCCATCTGCACCGCAGTTAGGTACTAACCCACTGCGTATTGCTGATGACGCGAAGAAAGCCGGGATGGATCCGGTTGACTATACCGTTAAGGCGCTGAAAGAAGGCACCATTCGTTTCGCGGCTGAACAGCCGGAAAACGGCAAAAACCATCCACGTAACCTGTTCATCTGGCGTTCTAACCTGCTGGGTTCTTCCGGTAAAGGCCATGAATACATGCTCAAATATCTGCTGGGTACCGAACACGGTATTCAGGGGATGGATCTGGGCAAGCAGGGCGGTCTGAAGCCTGAAGAAGTGGAATGGCAGGATAACGGTCTCGACGGTAAGTTGGATCTGGTGGTCACGCTGGACTTCCGTCTGTCGAGCACCTGTCTGTATTCCGATATCGTGCTGCCAACGGCAACCTGGTATGAAAAAGACGACATGAATACTTCGGATATGCATCCGTTTATTCACCCGCTGTCTGCTGCTGTTGACCCAGCATGGGAATCGAAAAGCGACTGGGAAATTTACAAAGGCATCGCGAAGAAATTCTCTGAAGTCTGCGTGGGCCACCTTGGTCAGGAAACGGACATTGTTACGCTGCCAATCCAGCACGACTCTGCGGCCGAACTGGCACAGCCGTTAGACGTGAAGGACTGGAAAAAAGGCGAATGTGATCTGATCCCAGGTAAAACCGCACCGCACATTATTCCGGTTCAACGTGATTATCCGGCAACCTATGAACGCTTTACCTCCATCGGACCATTGATGGAAAAAATCGGTAACGGTGGTAAAGGGATTGCCTGGAATACACAGAGCGAAATGGACCTGCTGCGTAAGCTCAACTACACCAAGGCAGAAGGCCCTGCGAAAGGCCAGCCGATGCTGGATACCGCGATTGACGCAGCCGAGATGATCCTCACCCTGGCACCGGAAACCAACGGTCAGGTGGCGGTGAAAGCTTGGGCGGCACTGAGCGAGTTTACCGGTCGTGACCACACGCACCTGGCGCTCAATAAAGAAGACGAGAAAATTCGCTTCCGTGATATTCAGGCGCAGCCGCGCAAGATTATCTCAAGCCCAACCTGGTCAGGCCTGGAAGATGAACATGTCTCTTACAACGCCGGTTATACCAACGTTCACGAGCTGATCCCTTGGCGTACGCTGTCTGGTCGTCAGTCCTTGTATCAGGACCACCAGTGGATGCGTGATTTTGGTGAAAGCCTGCTGGTCTACCGTCCGCCGATCGATACCCGTTCGGTGAAAGAGGTGATGGGCAAGAAATCAAACGGCAACCCAGAGAAGGCGCTGAACTTCCTGACGCCGCACCAGAAATGGGGTATTCACTCAACCTACAGCGACAACCTGCTGATGCTGACCTTAGGTCGCGGTGGTCCGGTGGTGTGGATGAGCGAAGAAGATGCCAAAGACATCGGTATTGAAGATAACGACTGGATTGAAGTCTTCAACAACAACGGTGCTCTGACCGCGCGTGCGGTCGTGAGCCAGCGTGTACCGGCTGGGATGACCATGATGTACCACGCGCAGGAACGTATTGTTAACCTGCCGGGTTCAGAAATTACCGGTCAACGCGGCGGTATCCATAACTCGGTGACCCGCATCACGCCAAAACCGACTCATATGATCGGCGGCTATGCGCACCTGGCTTACAGCTTTAACTACTACGGTACCGTGGGTTCGAACCGTGATGAGTTTGTGGTGGTACGTAAGATGAAGAACATTGACTGGTTGGACGGCGAAGGTAATGACCAGGTACAGGAGAGCGTAAAATGAAAATTCGTTCACAAGTCGGCATGGTGCTGAATCTCGATAAATGCATCGGTTGCCACACCTGCTCGGTCACCTGTAAAAACGTCTGGACTAGCCGTGAAGGCACCGAGTACGCATGGTTCAACAACGTTGAAACCAAGCCGGGTACCGGTTTCCCGACCGATTGGGAAAACCAGGAAAAATACAAAGGCGGTTGGATCCGTAAGATCAACGGCAAACTGGTGCCGCGCATGGGTAACAAAGCGCTGCTGCTGGGTAAAATCTTCGCTAACCCGCATCTGCCGGGTCTGGATGATTATTACGAGCCGTTTGACTTTGACTATCAGACGTTGCACAACGCACCGGCTGATAGCAAAGCACAGCCGATTGCCCGTCCACGCTCGCTGATTACCGGCAAGCGTATGGACAAAATCACCAAGGGCCCGAACTGGGAAGATGACCTTGGCGGCGAGTTCGAGAAGCTGTCAAAAGACAAAAACTTCGAGAACATGCAGAAGGCGATGTACGGCCAGTTCGAGAACACCTTCATGATGTACCTGCCGCGCCTTTGCGAGCACTGTCTGAACCCGGCGTGCGTTGCAACGTGCCCGAGCGGTGCCATCTACAAGCGTGAAGAAGACGGTATTGTGCTGATCGACCAGGACAAATGTCGTGGCTGGCGTATGTGTATTACCGGTTGCCCGTACAAAAAAATCTACTTCAACTGGAAGAGCGGCAAGTCTGAAAAATGCATCTTCTGCTATCCGCGTATTGAAGCGGGTCAGCCGACCGTGTGTTCCGAGACCTGCGTAGGTCGTATCCGTTACCTCGGCGTGCTGCTGTATGACGCAGATGCGATTGAAACCGCAGCAAGCACTGAGAACGAGAAAGATCTGTATCAGCGCCAACTGGACGTATTCCTCGATCCAAACGATCCGAAAGTGATTGAGCAGGCGCAGAAAGACGGTATTCCGTTGAGTGTCATTGACGCCGCCCAGAAATCGCCGGTCTACAAAATGGCGATGGACTGGAAGCTGGCGCTGCCGTTGCACCCGGAATATCGTACGCTGCCAATGGTCTGGTACGTGCCACCGCTGTCTCCAATTCAGTCCGCAGCCGATGCGGGTGAACTGGGCAGCAACGGTATCCTGCCTGACGTTGAAAGCCTGCGTATCCCGGTTCAGTACCTGGCGAACCTGCTGACCGCGGGTGACACTCAGCCGGTACTGCTGGCGCTGAAACGTATGCTGGCAATGCGTCACTTTAAACGTACGGAAACCGTAGATGGCGTTATCGATACCCGTGCGCTGGAAGAAGTTGGTCTGACTGAAGCGCAGGCACAGGAAATGTATCGCTATCTGGCGATTGCCAACTACGAAGATCGTTTCGTCGTGCCAAGCAGCCACCGCGAACAGGCTCGTGATGCGTTCCCGGAGAAAAACGGTTGTGGCTTTAGCTTCGGCGATGGCTGCCACGGTTCTGACACCAAGTTTAATCTGTTCAACAGCCGCCGTATTGATTCTGTGGATGTGAGCAGCAAAACGGAGCCGCACGCATGATTGAACTCGTGATTGTGTCACGTCTGCTCGAGTACCCGGATGCTGCCTTATGGCAGCATCAGGACGAACTCTTCGACGTTCTGGCCTCATCAGAGAAACTGGATAAAGGGGATGCCCAGATGCTGGGCATGTTCCTGCGCGAGTTAACCGCGCAGGATCCGTTGGATGCGCAGGCCGCTTACAGCGAACTGTTTGACCGTGGCCGCGCAACCTCGCTGCTGTTGTTCGAACACGTTCACGGCGAGTCTCGTGACCGTGGCCAGGCGATGGTGGATCTGCTGAATCAGTATGAGCAGCACGGTCTGGTGCTTGATAGCCGCGAGCTGCCGGATCACCTGCCGCTATATCTGGAATATCTGGCGCAGCTGCCAGAGAGCGAAGCGATTGGAGGTTTGCAGGATATCGCACCGATTCTGGCGCTGCTCTGCGCCCGTCTTCAGCAGCGTGAAAGCCGTTATGCGGTGCTGTTCGAACAGTTGTTGAAACTGGCAAACAGTGCGGTAGATGAAGCGAAAGTGGCGGAAAAAATTGCGGATGAAGCCCGTGATGATACGCCACAAGCGCTTGATGCGGTCTGGGAAGAAGAGCAGGTCAAATTCTTTGCTGACCAGGGCTGCGGTGAGTCGGAGATTTCCAATCACCAGCGTCGTTTTGCCGGAGCCGTTGCCCCGCAATATTTGAATATCTCTAACGGAGGACAGCAATAATGCACTTCCTGAATATGTTCTTCTTCGACATCTATCCGTATATTGCGGGTGCTGTCTTCCTGATTGGCAGCTGGTTGCGTTACGACTACGGTCAGTACACCTGGCGCGCGGCATCCAGCCAGATGCTGGATCGTAAGGGGATGAACCTGGCGTCTAACCTGTTCCACATTGGGATTCTGGGGATTTTTGCCGGTCACTTCCTGGGTATGCTTACACCACACTGGATGTATGAAGCGTGGCTGCCGTTGGAAGTGAAACAGAAGATGGCGATGTTTGCTGGTGGCGCATCCGGCGTGATGTGTCTGGTAGGCGGTGTATTGTTGCTGAAACGCCGTCTGTTCAGCCCACGCGTGCGTGCGACCACGACCGGTGCCGATATTCTGGTGCTGTCGATTCTGGTTATCCAGTGTGCTCTGGGTCTGTTGACTATTCCGTTCTCTGCCCAGCATATGGACGGTAGCGAGATGATGAAACTGGTGAACTGGGCGCAGTCCGTGGTGACCTTCCACGGCGGTGCTTCTCAATACCTGGACGGTGTAGCGTTTATTTTCCGTATGCACCTGGTGCTGGGGATGACGTTGTTCCTGCTGTTCCCGTTCTCGCGCCTGGTACACATTTGGAGCGTGCCGGTGGAGTATCTGACCCGCAAGTATCAGATTGTCCGTGCTCGTCACTAAAACAGCGCTGTAACGCACTAAACCCTGCTTCGGCGGGGTTTTTTTATATCTGAGTATTGGTGCTTTCCCGGCGGCGCTGCGCTTGGCCGGGCTACAATCGTGCGTTATCTGTAGCCCGGCCAAGCGCAGCGCCGCCGGGGCACATATGGCAGAAATATAGAATCAGCTCTAAAGAATTATAAGAGATAACAAAGATGTTTTTGATTGTTTGATTTGAGAAGGTGCTATCAGGAAGTGATGGTGGTGGGGGAAGGATTACTCGTCGCGATGCTCCTCGCCCTTCTGGTCGTTGCCTGCGGCAACGCTTTCTCGCTAGCGCTCGAATCGAACCTTGGTCGAAGCTTCTCATCCTTCCCCGCATGGGCAGAATATAGAATTTCAGTGTTTTGATTTAGTGAGGTGCTATCAGGAAGTGATGGTGGTGGGGGAAGGATTCGAACCTTCGAAGTCGATGACGGCAGATTTACAGTCTGCTCCCTTTGGCCGCTCGGGAACCCCACCAGGGGTAATTCAAATTGTAGGTAATGCTATGAGGATGGTGGTGGGGGAAGGATTCGAACCTTCGAAGTCGATGACGGCAGATTTACAGTCTGCTCCCTTTGGCCGCTCGGGAACCCCACCACGGGGTAAAGCTTGGTTTTACTGGCTTGCTTCCTTCTGGGGAAGCGGGGCGCATCATATCAAATGACGCGCCGCTGTAAAGCTTTCCTTTGACCAAAATGAACTGTTTGCGTAATTTTCGTCCGTAACGGATTAAAGCTAATCAATTCATTTCGCTAGCGATTAAAGAATAATCGTCCGATTGCCGTAAACAAATACGCGTTGGGCTAACACCTGGTAAAGTGCGCGGCTCAGGACATTTTTCTCAACGTCACGCCCGGCACGCATCATATCTTCAGCCGTGTAGGTATGGTCGACGTGAATCACGTCCTGCATGATGATTGGACCTTCATCCAGGTTATCGTTCACGTAGTGTGCCGTTGCACCCACAATCTTCACGCCGCGTTCGTAAGCCTGATGGTATGGACGTGCACCGATAAATGCTGGCAGGAACGAGTGGTGAATATTGATAATTTTATTCGGGAAACGACCGACAAATTCAGGCGTCAATACGCGCATGTATTTCGCCAGTACGACGTAATCGGGCTGCAGCGCTTCAATGGCATCGGCCATCTGCTTATCGTGCTCTTCACGCGCCAGGCCTTCATGGCTGACTAACTGGAATGGAATATCGAAACGTTCAACCAGTGAACGCAGCGTTTCATGGTTACCAATGACGGCTGCGATCTCAACG containing:
- the narI gene encoding respiratory nitrate reductase subunit gamma — protein: MHFLNMFFFDIYPYIAGAVFLIGSWLRYDYGQYTWRAASSQMLDRKGMNLASNLFHIGILGIFAGHFLGMLTPHWMYEAWLPLEVKQKMAMFAGGASGVMCLVGGVLLLKRRLFSPRVRATTTGADILVLSILVIQCALGLLTIPFSAQHMDGSEMMKLVNWAQSVVTFHGGASQYLDGVAFIFRMHLVLGMTLFLLFPFSRLVHIWSVPVEYLTRKYQIVRARH
- the purU gene encoding formyltetrahydrofolate deformylase, coding for MHSIQRKVLRTICPDQKGLIARITNICYKHELNIVQNNEFVDHRTGRFFMRTELEGIFNDTTLLADLDSALPEGSVRELNPAGRRRIVILVTKEAHCLGDLLMKANYGGLDVEIAAVIGNHETLRSLVERFDIPFQLVSHEGLAREEHDKQMADAIEALQPDYVVLAKYMRVLTPEFVGRFPNKIINIHHSFLPAFIGARPYHQAYERGVKIVGATAHYVNDNLDEGPIIMQDVIHVDHTYTAEDMMRAGRDVEKNVLSRALYQVLAQRVFVYGNRTIIL